From Streptomyces sp. TLI_053, a single genomic window includes:
- a CDS encoding ATP-binding protein, translating to MTTEIPLDNPRRHTVVLAATPKGACLCRRIVRRQLAHWGVDSALGEPFHSALLIVAELAANAITHGRVPGRGFELCLCLTTTVRRGATLRIEVSDCRGDRLPVLPPARISDGQSGRGLVLIDTLADRWGTDPRDPGAKTVWAEVDLAELDLTELAIADAR from the coding sequence ATGACGACCGAAATTCCGCTCGACAACCCCCGCCGCCACACTGTCGTCCTCGCCGCGACGCCGAAGGGCGCGTGCCTCTGCCGACGCATCGTCAGACGCCAACTCGCTCACTGGGGAGTGGATTCCGCTCTCGGCGAGCCGTTCCATTCCGCGCTGCTGATCGTCGCCGAGCTGGCGGCGAACGCCATCACGCACGGGCGCGTTCCGGGGCGCGGGTTCGAACTCTGCCTGTGCCTCACCACCACCGTGCGCCGGGGCGCCACCCTCCGGATCGAGGTGTCCGACTGCCGGGGCGACCGCCTGCCCGTGCTCCCGCCGGCGCGCATCTCCGACGGGCAGTCCGGCCGGGGGCTGGTCCTGATCGACACCCTCGCCGACCGCTGGGGCACGGACCCCCGTGATCCCGGCGCCAAGACCGTCTGGGCCGAGGTCGACCTCGCCGAACTCGACCTCACCGAACTCGCCATCGCCGATGCCCGCTGA
- a CDS encoding GNAT family N-acetyltransferase: protein MSRNTPDPGAGAVTVRRGLPAGTERRAAELYWEAFGRKLGPALNPPDKAVPFIAAHLDADRAVCALLDGRLVGLAGYRHQGRGLTGGSARAVLRAYGHLRGLHRLPLLALFERRPAPGRLLMDGIAVGPGLRGRGIGSLLIEEVAAVAAEHGYREIALDVIDTNPRARALYERLGFTAVRTERTPYLRGLLGFGAVTAMRRPVDPVDPVNPGTEAPR from the coding sequence ATGAGCCGGAACACACCCGACCCCGGCGCCGGAGCGGTGACCGTACGGCGGGGCCTGCCCGCGGGCACCGAACGGCGGGCGGCGGAGCTCTACTGGGAGGCCTTCGGCCGCAAGCTCGGCCCCGCCCTGAACCCGCCGGACAAGGCCGTACCCTTCATCGCCGCCCATCTCGACGCCGACCGGGCCGTCTGCGCCCTGCTCGACGGGCGGCTCGTCGGCCTCGCCGGGTACCGGCACCAGGGGCGCGGCCTCACCGGCGGCTCGGCCCGCGCCGTGCTGCGCGCGTACGGCCACCTGCGCGGGCTGCACCGGCTCCCGCTGCTGGCCCTGTTCGAGCGCAGGCCCGCCCCGGGCCGGCTGCTCATGGACGGGATCGCCGTGGGTCCGGGCCTACGGGGCCGCGGCATCGGGAGCCTGCTCATCGAGGAGGTGGCCGCGGTCGCGGCGGAACACGGCTACCGTGAGATCGCGCTCGACGTGATCGACACCAACCCGCGCGCCCGGGCCCTCTACGAGCGGCTCGGCTTCACGGCCGTACGGACCGAGCGGACGCCGTACCTGCGCGGGCTGCTCGGCTTCGGCGCCGTCACCGCCATGCGCCGCCCCGTCGACCCCGTCGACCCCGTCAACCCCGGAACGGAGGCTCCACGATGA
- a CDS encoding GNAT family N-acetyltransferase: MTVARIIHYHPELPVDFDQLLLGIHADVRSDRMLDPFTHRFHQVVGHWTARPGFSCVVSYDGREPTGFAYGAPLAAGREWWRGLLAPAPDPAVTFGLSELMVRPAWRGQGLAGRLHDALLEDRPEDLVCLLTESGQPRVRARSEAWGYRPVGPTRPVAGSPAYTVMLRRLRPAPRGSGEEYREGAVAHPDGRAAGGS; the protein is encoded by the coding sequence GTGACCGTCGCCAGGATCATCCACTACCACCCCGAGTTGCCGGTCGACTTCGATCAGTTGCTGCTCGGCATCCACGCCGACGTCCGCTCCGACCGGATGCTCGACCCGTTCACCCACCGGTTCCACCAGGTCGTCGGCCACTGGACGGCCCGCCCCGGCTTCTCCTGCGTCGTCTCCTACGACGGCCGCGAACCGACCGGCTTCGCCTACGGCGCACCGCTGGCGGCCGGCCGTGAGTGGTGGCGCGGGCTGCTCGCTCCCGCGCCGGACCCCGCCGTGACCTTCGGCCTGTCCGAGCTGATGGTCCGCCCCGCCTGGCGCGGGCAGGGCCTCGCCGGGCGGCTGCACGACGCCCTGCTGGAGGACCGGCCCGAGGACTTGGTGTGCCTGCTGACCGAGTCCGGCCAGCCGCGCGTGCGGGCCCGCTCCGAGGCGTGGGGCTACCGCCCGGTGGGCCCGACCCGGCCCGTCGCCGGCAGTCCCGCGTACACGGTGATGCTGCGGCGACTCCGGCCCGCGCCCCGGGGATCCGGCGAGGAGTACCGTGAAGGAGCAGTCGCACATCCGGACGGTCGGGCGGCCGGCGGGTCCTGA
- a CDS encoding class I SAM-dependent methyltransferase, with product MIDYDGEARAYDATRGGEPRARAAAEALERLLPQGPGTVLDIACGTGIVTRRLQRPGRVVLGVDRSPGMLAAAARRIPGGAVCGDATRLPFASGSVDAVVMVWLLHLLPEDAADAVLSEAARVLRPGGRLVTTVDKEQAYFTEDSEVARATAELRDSYTPHAPDRHARIRDWAAGRGLRPAGEALFPGTGQGRGAQKWREAIDAGRIPWCRRAEPAQVAEVVRRLAELPDQDTPIADPLYRLVALEASGPSVP from the coding sequence ATGATCGACTACGACGGCGAGGCCCGGGCGTACGACGCGACCCGGGGCGGCGAACCGCGGGCGCGGGCGGCGGCGGAGGCGCTGGAGCGGCTGCTCCCGCAGGGGCCCGGCACGGTGCTGGACATCGCCTGCGGGACCGGGATCGTGACGCGGCGGCTGCAACGGCCCGGCCGTGTCGTGCTGGGCGTCGACCGCTCGCCCGGGATGCTCGCCGCGGCCGCCCGGCGGATACCCGGTGGCGCGGTGTGCGGCGACGCGACCCGGCTGCCGTTCGCCTCGGGGAGCGTGGACGCGGTGGTGATGGTCTGGCTGCTGCACCTGCTGCCGGAGGACGCGGCGGACGCCGTCCTGTCCGAGGCCGCCCGGGTGCTGCGGCCCGGCGGGAGGCTGGTGACCACGGTCGACAAGGAGCAGGCGTACTTCACCGAGGACAGCGAAGTAGCCCGGGCGACAGCCGAGTTGCGCGACTCGTACACCCCGCACGCCCCCGACCGCCACGCCCGGATCCGGGACTGGGCGGCGGGCCGCGGCCTGCGCCCCGCCGGGGAGGCGCTGTTCCCCGGCACCGGGCAGGGGCGCGGAGCCCAGAAGTGGCGGGAGGCCATCGACGCGGGCCGCATCCCCTGGTGCAGGCGCGCCGAGCCCGCGCAGGTCGCGGAGGTGGTCCGGCGGCTCGCGGAACTCCCCGACCAGGACACCCCGATCGCCGACCCGCTCTACCGCCTTGTCGCCCTGGAGGCGAGCGGGCCGTCGGTTCCCTGA
- a CDS encoding cupin domain-containing protein — MNPVAVNPIDLSAAASALPAPWASQLLEQVGTAAVKVLRMDGRPLPVESHDNAEVLVVLDGRLELLLDGAEVTVGPGELHRIPARAEHAVRPGSRGTLLIVEVPEAE, encoded by the coding sequence GTGAACCCCGTCGCCGTGAACCCGATCGACCTGTCCGCCGCCGCGTCGGCCCTGCCCGCGCCGTGGGCGTCGCAGCTGCTGGAGCAGGTGGGCACGGCCGCCGTGAAGGTGCTGCGGATGGACGGGCGGCCGCTGCCCGTGGAGTCGCACGACAACGCCGAGGTGCTGGTCGTCCTCGACGGCCGGCTCGAACTGCTGCTGGACGGGGCCGAGGTGACGGTCGGGCCGGGGGAGCTGCACCGGATCCCGGCGCGCGCGGAGCACGCCGTGCGGCCCGGGAGCCGGGGGACGCTGCTGATCGTGGAGGTCCCGGAGGCGGAATGA
- a CDS encoding PaaX family transcriptional regulator C-terminal domain-containing protein codes for MNTGTDRVEVPTRMLVHALVREDGTVATGELYDVATTLGMTDQQVRLCVKRLVAEDRFTHEGRGRKAVLRATPDTVRALAPDVDFLRHAFRQDTGGAPWDGVWHLAAFAVPESARTARDTLRETLVHLGGAPLQGGLYVSANAWEPYVEEAAHRLGAHGALTLLTTTDLRRGDTREPAELARELWPLAEIAERYHRLDRVTGPRLARLTGPAELSSAELLTIAVELAAELTRAMDPDPLLPPELLPQPWPGATAREQVARCWTALYARDRGGAEARPVLFRHYADVAREAAERVTD; via the coding sequence ATGAACACCGGAACCGACCGCGTCGAGGTCCCCACCCGGATGCTCGTCCACGCGCTGGTCCGCGAGGACGGCACCGTCGCCACAGGCGAGCTGTACGACGTCGCCACCACCCTGGGCATGACCGACCAGCAGGTGCGCCTGTGCGTCAAACGCCTGGTGGCCGAGGACCGGTTCACCCACGAGGGGCGGGGCCGCAAGGCGGTACTGCGCGCGACCCCGGACACCGTCCGGGCCCTGGCCCCCGACGTGGACTTCCTGCGGCACGCCTTCCGCCAGGACACCGGGGGCGCACCCTGGGACGGCGTCTGGCACCTGGCCGCCTTCGCGGTGCCCGAATCCGCGCGCACCGCCCGGGACACCCTGCGCGAGACGCTCGTCCACCTCGGCGGCGCCCCGCTCCAGGGCGGGCTGTACGTCAGCGCCAACGCCTGGGAACCGTACGTCGAGGAAGCGGCCCACCGCCTGGGCGCCCACGGCGCGCTGACCCTGCTCACCACGACCGACCTGCGCCGGGGCGACACCCGCGAGCCCGCCGAACTCGCCCGGGAGCTCTGGCCCTTGGCGGAGATCGCCGAGCGCTACCACCGGCTCGACCGCGTCACCGGGCCCCGACTCGCCCGGCTCACCGGCCCCGCCGAACTCTCCTCCGCCGAACTCCTGACCATCGCCGTCGAGTTGGCCGCCGAACTCACCCGCGCCATGGACCCCGACCCGCTGCTGCCGCCCGAACTGCTGCCGCAGCCGTGGCCCGGCGCCACGGCCAGGGAGCAGGTCGCCCGCTGCTGGACCGCCCTGTACGCCCGCGACCGGGGCGGAGCCGAGGCCCGTCCGGTGCTCTTCCGCCACTACGCCGACGTCGCCCGGGAGGCGGCCGAGCGGGTCACGGACTGA
- a CDS encoding helix-turn-helix domain-containing protein, which yields MDGGHTLQLTAGFGELLRIRRERIGLTQQVLADHATLSVRAIRDMESGRVQRPRQETVRLLADALRLEGRSRSVFEAAARRQALAEEPRDEPTAPPVARGAIVGREPEIDVLTEALAVHGDRLVTVAGLGGVGKTRLVLEVARRLHLTARWSVRWIDWARQPGMGPERRADLVAAIGAHPTLLVLDGADAGVETALLDELFQRCPGLSVLITARVAQPLPGGQVVPLAPLPTPGPELDHDPVALAEVGAVRLLLSHLRRLRPGYRLEPEEAPAVAALCRQLDGLPGALELAAGWSTVLSPRQLVARMADGPFQLGPPPAGFGGRGGVGEALDAAVDRLTLGQRDLLERLAAEPGDWSGEDAVELSGRPPQESLAAVHELLASGLIRSVPARDGVRFTVLNLCRRLFGGAGAYPLLAAAG from the coding sequence ATGGACGGCGGTCACACCCTGCAGTTGACGGCGGGCTTCGGCGAGCTGCTCAGGATCCGGCGCGAGCGCATCGGACTGACCCAGCAGGTGCTCGCCGACCACGCGACACTGAGCGTCCGGGCGATCCGCGACATGGAGAGCGGACGGGTCCAGCGCCCCCGGCAGGAGACGGTCCGGCTGCTCGCCGACGCACTGCGGCTGGAGGGCCGCAGCCGCTCGGTCTTCGAGGCGGCCGCGCGACGCCAGGCGCTCGCCGAGGAGCCGCGCGACGAGCCGACCGCGCCGCCGGTCGCCCGGGGCGCGATCGTCGGCCGCGAACCGGAGATCGACGTGCTCACCGAGGCCCTCGCCGTGCACGGTGACCGGCTGGTCACCGTGGCCGGCCTCGGCGGGGTCGGCAAGACCCGGCTGGTGCTGGAGGTGGCCCGCCGGCTGCACCTGACCGCCCGCTGGTCGGTGCGCTGGATCGACTGGGCCCGCCAGCCCGGAATGGGCCCGGAGCGCCGGGCCGACCTGGTCGCGGCGATCGGCGCCCACCCCACCCTGCTGGTCCTGGACGGCGCCGACGCCGGCGTGGAGACCGCCCTGCTGGACGAGCTGTTCCAGCGCTGCCCCGGCCTCAGCGTGCTGATCACCGCCCGGGTCGCGCAGCCGCTGCCCGGCGGGCAGGTGGTCCCGCTCGCGCCGCTGCCCACACCGGGCCCGGAACTCGACCACGACCCGGTGGCGCTGGCCGAGGTCGGTGCCGTCCGGCTGCTGCTCTCCCACCTGCGCCGCTTGCGCCCCGGGTACCGGCTGGAGCCGGAGGAGGCGCCCGCGGTCGCCGCGCTCTGCCGGCAGCTGGACGGGCTGCCCGGCGCCTTGGAGCTGGCCGCCGGCTGGTCGACGGTGCTCTCGCCGCGCCAGCTGGTGGCGCGGATGGCGGACGGGCCGTTCCAGCTGGGGCCGCCGCCGGCCGGATTCGGCGGGCGCGGGGGCGTGGGCGAGGCGCTGGACGCGGCGGTGGACCGGCTGACCCTGGGCCAGCGCGACCTGCTGGAGCGGCTGGCGGCCGAGCCGGGGGACTGGTCCGGGGAGGACGCCGTGGAGCTGAGCGGACGGCCGCCGCAGGAGTCGCTGGCCGCCGTGCACGAACTGCTGGCCAGTGGGCTGATCCGCAGCGTGCCGGCCCGGGACGGCGTCCGGTTCACCGTGCTGAACCTCTGCCGCCGACTGTTCGGCGGCGCCGGGGCGTACCCGCTGCTGGCGGCGGCGGGCTGA
- a CDS encoding serine hydrolase domain-containing protein, translating to MSRWKTATLVVTAAVLAATAAAPATAAAGPRPDAVQQRLDALLTETGAPGALGTVRYLDGRTRGYTAGVGDVATGAKVPKDGRVRVGSNTKTFTSVVVLQLVAEGGLDLDAPVERYLPGVVRGDGIDGDRILLRQLLQQTSGLPNYTLHLGDDVRRYEPRELLDIALRHPADAAPEDHKWAYSNTNYVLAGLVVEAVTRHSLAQEIERRIVRPLGLRRTYFPAPGDATVRGAHPHGYYRESADGPLVDITDMDPSWAWAAGQLVSTPSELNRFFAALLDGELLPPEQLAEMRTTTPAGDPFAPGSAYGLGLVSTPLSCGGEYWGHGGSIPGYETRVGVTADGRAATVTMTVQAPDKAAARKLEGVLDAALCQ from the coding sequence ATGAGCCGCTGGAAGACCGCGACCCTGGTCGTCACCGCCGCCGTCCTGGCCGCCACGGCCGCCGCCCCGGCGACGGCCGCCGCCGGCCCCCGGCCGGACGCCGTCCAGCAGCGGCTGGACGCGCTGCTCACGGAGACGGGCGCACCGGGTGCGCTGGGCACCGTCCGCTACCTGGACGGGCGCACCCGCGGCTACACCGCCGGGGTCGGCGACGTGGCGACCGGTGCGAAGGTGCCGAAGGACGGGCGGGTGCGGGTCGGCAGCAACACCAAGACCTTCACGTCCGTGGTCGTGCTCCAACTCGTCGCCGAGGGCGGGCTCGACCTGGACGCGCCGGTAGAACGCTACCTGCCGGGCGTCGTCCGGGGCGACGGGATCGACGGCGACCGGATCCTCCTCCGGCAGTTGCTCCAACAGACCAGCGGGCTGCCGAACTACACCCTCCACCTCGGCGACGACGTCCGCCGCTACGAGCCGCGCGAACTGCTCGACATCGCCCTCCGCCACCCGGCCGATGCCGCGCCGGAGGACCACAAATGGGCCTACAGCAACACGAATTACGTGCTGGCCGGGCTGGTCGTGGAGGCGGTGACGCGGCACAGCCTCGCCCAGGAGATCGAGCGGCGGATCGTGCGGCCGCTCGGCCTGCGCCGCACCTACTTCCCCGCTCCGGGGGACGCGACGGTCCGCGGGGCCCATCCGCACGGCTACTACCGCGAGTCGGCGGACGGGCCGCTGGTCGACATCACCGACATGGACCCGTCCTGGGCCTGGGCGGCCGGCCAGCTCGTCTCCACCCCCTCCGAGCTGAACCGCTTCTTCGCGGCACTGCTGGACGGTGAACTCCTCCCGCCCGAGCAGCTCGCCGAGATGCGCACCACCACCCCGGCCGGGGACCCGTTCGCGCCGGGGTCGGCGTACGGGCTGGGGCTGGTGAGCACCCCGCTGTCCTGCGGCGGCGAGTACTGGGGGCACGGCGGCAGCATCCCCGGCTACGAGACCCGGGTCGGCGTCACGGCGGACGGCCGCGCGGCCACCGTGACGATGACGGTCCAGGCACCGGACAAGGCGGCCGCCCGGAAGCTGGAGGGCGTGCTCGACGCGGCCCTCTGCCAGTGA
- a CDS encoding alkaline phosphatase D family protein: MTEAAARLGLGRRRFLTVASAAAALAFTTELPSAHAADAELAPRTLTEDPFTLGVASGDALGDAVVLWTRLAPRPLEPGSGLPPAGLVRVDWEVARDEGFRRVARRGTARAHAEFDWSVHVDVDGLDHDRVYWYRFRVGAWTSPVGRTRTAPARNRNVDRVRFGLVSCQAYEDGYFTAYRHLAEEDLDAVFHVGDYIYEYGIDAAGGDRKYTDRTLPSLFAHETTTLADYRLRYSLYKTDPDLRAAHAAFPWYVTWDDHEVENNYAAGIPEKGQSPEAFVARRAAATRAYWENMPLRMPRPNAAELKLYRRHHYGRLAQFDILDTRQYRSDQANGDGWQYPTTESADPRRTLMGATQERWLLDGFRSSRAVWNVVPQQVVLSRRKNTTAEVSKLSMDAWDGYPAARERLLAGVEDIGVENLVVLTGDVHVAYAMDVKRDFDDPDSRTVGVEIVGTSIASDGDGEEHPGNWATLTAANPHLKFYDGRRGYTAITLDEEHARADYRVVSHITRPGGTVSTAASFVSEAYNPGLRPA; encoded by the coding sequence TTGACCGAGGCGGCGGCCCGGCTCGGCCTCGGCCGCCGCCGCTTCCTGACGGTCGCCTCGGCGGCCGCCGCGCTCGCGTTCACCACCGAGCTGCCGAGCGCCCACGCCGCCGACGCCGAACTCGCGCCCCGCACCCTGACCGAGGACCCGTTCACCCTCGGTGTCGCCTCCGGTGACGCGCTCGGCGACGCGGTGGTGCTCTGGACCAGGCTCGCGCCCCGTCCGCTGGAGCCCGGCAGCGGCCTGCCGCCGGCCGGACTGGTCCGGGTCGACTGGGAGGTGGCCCGGGACGAGGGCTTCCGCAGGGTCGCCCGGCGCGGCACCGCCAGGGCCCACGCCGAGTTCGACTGGTCGGTGCACGTGGACGTCGACGGCCTCGACCACGACCGGGTGTACTGGTACCGCTTCCGGGTGGGCGCCTGGACCAGCCCGGTCGGCCGGACCCGCACCGCCCCGGCCCGCAACCGCAACGTCGACCGGGTCCGCTTCGGTCTGGTCTCCTGCCAGGCCTACGAGGACGGTTACTTCACCGCCTACCGGCACCTCGCGGAGGAGGACCTCGACGCCGTCTTCCACGTCGGCGACTACATCTACGAGTACGGGATCGACGCCGCCGGCGGCGACCGCAAGTACACCGACCGGACCCTGCCCTCGCTGTTCGCCCACGAGACCACCACCCTGGCGGACTACCGGCTGCGCTACTCGCTCTACAAGACCGATCCCGACCTCCGGGCCGCGCACGCCGCCTTCCCCTGGTACGTCACCTGGGACGACCACGAGGTGGAGAACAACTACGCGGCGGGCATCCCCGAGAAGGGCCAGTCCCCGGAGGCCTTCGTCGCCCGCCGCGCCGCCGCCACCCGCGCGTACTGGGAGAACATGCCGCTGCGGATGCCGCGGCCGAACGCCGCCGAACTCAAGCTGTACCGGCGCCACCACTACGGGCGGCTGGCGCAGTTCGACATCCTCGACACCCGCCAGTACCGCTCCGACCAGGCCAACGGCGACGGCTGGCAGTACCCCACCACCGAGTCGGCGGACCCGCGCCGCACCCTGATGGGCGCCACCCAGGAGCGCTGGCTGCTGGACGGCTTCCGCAGCTCCCGCGCGGTGTGGAACGTGGTGCCGCAGCAGGTGGTGCTCTCCCGCCGCAAGAACACCACCGCGGAGGTCTCCAAGCTGTCCATGGACGCCTGGGACGGCTACCCGGCCGCGCGCGAACGGCTGCTGGCCGGAGTGGAGGACATCGGCGTCGAGAACCTCGTGGTCCTCACCGGCGACGTGCACGTCGCCTACGCGATGGACGTCAAGCGCGACTTCGACGACCCGGACTCGCGGACCGTCGGCGTGGAGATCGTCGGCACCTCGATCGCCAGCGACGGGGACGGCGAGGAGCACCCGGGCAACTGGGCCACGCTGACCGCCGCCAACCCGCACCTGAAGTTCTACGACGGGCGGCGCGGCTACACCGCGATCACGCTCGACGAGGAGCACGCCCGCGCCGACTACCGGGTGGTCTCGCACATCACCCGCCCCGGCGGGACCGTGTCCACCGCCGCGTCCTTCGTCAGCGAGGCGTACAACCCGGGGCTCAGGCCCGCCTGA
- a CDS encoding alpha/beta hydrolase: MRPKTRPRRRGIRIAVRSLVAAVLVAAGLAGTVLWQHSYDLDERRVTIRHGGHVLNAVLAVPRDGRERHGLVVYVHGDGPVDATHDDGYRPIWEANAAAGYASLSWDKPGVGGAPGNWLDQSMDDRADEVAAAIAWARARPDVDGDRIGLWGASQAGWVLPKVAARTPVGFVVAVSPAINWLRQGRYNLLAELRADGASPARIEAETARSDTVRALLARHAGFEEYVAAMGGDAHGMTADRWGFVSRNHTADATPDLPALRGVPVLLVLAGQDTNVDTADTERGYREALETGGALTVEHYPDAAHSLVERSVERSELRLALTALFSPRSLFADGFLDGQRRFLDRSGRAPVQGRALSSR; the protein is encoded by the coding sequence GTGCGCCCGAAGACCCGCCCCCGGCGGAGGGGGATCCGCATCGCCGTGCGGTCGCTCGTCGCCGCCGTCCTCGTGGCCGCCGGCCTCGCCGGCACGGTGCTGTGGCAGCACTCCTACGACCTGGACGAGCGGCGGGTCACGATCCGCCACGGCGGCCACGTCCTCAACGCCGTGCTCGCCGTCCCCAGGGACGGGCGCGAGCGCCACGGCCTCGTCGTGTACGTGCACGGCGACGGTCCCGTCGACGCGACCCACGACGACGGCTACAGGCCGATCTGGGAGGCGAACGCCGCCGCCGGGTACGCGTCCCTCTCCTGGGACAAGCCCGGGGTGGGGGGTGCCCCCGGCAACTGGCTCGACCAGTCCATGGACGACCGGGCCGACGAGGTGGCCGCCGCGATCGCCTGGGCCCGCGCCCGCCCGGACGTCGACGGCGACCGGATCGGGCTCTGGGGTGCCAGTCAGGCCGGCTGGGTGCTGCCGAAGGTCGCGGCCAGGACGCCGGTGGGATTCGTGGTCGCCGTCTCGCCCGCGATCAACTGGCTCCGGCAGGGTCGCTACAACCTTCTCGCCGAACTGCGCGCCGACGGTGCCTCGCCCGCCCGGATCGAGGCCGAGACCGCCAGGAGCGACACCGTCCGGGCGCTGCTCGCACGCCACGCGGGCTTCGAGGAGTACGTCGCGGCCATGGGCGGCGACGCGCACGGCATGACCGCCGACCGCTGGGGCTTCGTCTCTAGGAACCACACCGCCGACGCCACCCCGGACCTCCCCGCCCTGCGCGGCGTCCCGGTGCTGCTGGTCCTCGCCGGCCAGGACACCAACGTGGACACCGCCGACACGGAGCGCGGCTACCGCGAGGCGCTGGAGACGGGCGGCGCGCTGACGGTCGAGCACTACCCGGACGCGGCCCACTCGCTGGTCGAGCGGTCCGTCGAGCGGTCGGAGCTCAGGCTCGCGCTCACCGCGCTGTTCTCGCCCCGCTCGCTGTTCGCGGACGGCTTCCTGGACGGCCAGCGGCGGTTCCTCGACCGATCGGGCCGGGCCCCGGTTCAGGGACGGGCCCTCAGCTCCCGGTGA
- a CDS encoding serine hydrolase, whose translation MAIRSVPRARVLVPVGLLVAAGAVAAALQGPSGGVGSGPQMSVVADTTSTAPPAVTPAAPGNGPAVTPTAPAAPTTAQPTTAAAAAPTASPGDAVAALHSAVDRAEGAVSVAVTDLGTGQSLSYGGPGHGFATASIVKLDILATLLLRTQDAGAAPTAAQRDLATTMIENSDNDSATGLWEEIGADPGLDAANARFGLTATEAGQDGYWGLTTTTADDQLRLLRQVFTGDSLLSATSRDYIRELLDQVEEDQRWGVGAAASDGGFAVKNGWLPRDSDGLWVINSIGRVERDGHELLIAVVSDGNTTDTDGVDLVESVARAAAEAVTGS comes from the coding sequence ATGGCGATACGAAGCGTCCCCCGGGCAAGAGTGCTGGTGCCGGTCGGCCTCCTCGTGGCGGCGGGGGCGGTGGCCGCGGCGCTGCAGGGGCCGTCCGGCGGTGTGGGCAGCGGGCCGCAGATGTCCGTCGTGGCCGACACGACCTCGACCGCTCCGCCGGCGGTCACCCCGGCCGCCCCCGGGAACGGCCCTGCGGTCACGCCCACCGCCCCGGCCGCACCCACCACCGCCCAACCCACCACCGCGGCAGCAGCCGCCCCCACCGCCTCGCCCGGAGACGCCGTCGCGGCCCTGCACAGCGCCGTCGACCGGGCGGAGGGCGCGGTCTCGGTGGCGGTCACCGATCTGGGCACCGGGCAGTCGCTCAGTTACGGCGGCCCCGGCCACGGCTTCGCCACCGCCAGCATCGTCAAACTCGACATACTGGCCACGCTGCTGCTGCGGACCCAGGACGCGGGCGCCGCCCCGACCGCCGCCCAGCGCGACCTGGCCACCACGATGATCGAGAACAGCGACAACGACTCCGCCACCGGCCTGTGGGAGGAGATCGGCGCGGACCCGGGTCTGGACGCCGCCAACGCGCGCTTCGGCCTGACCGCCACCGAGGCCGGCCAGGACGGCTACTGGGGCCTCACCACGACCACCGCCGACGACCAACTGCGGCTGCTGCGCCAGGTATTCACCGGCGATTCGCTGCTCTCCGCCACCTCCCGCGACTACATCCGGGAACTGCTGGACCAGGTGGAGGAGGACCAGCGCTGGGGTGTCGGCGCGGCGGCGAGCGACGGCGGGTTCGCGGTGAAGAACGGCTGGCTGCCGAGGGACTCGGACGGACTGTGGGTGATCAACAGCATCGGCCGGGTCGAGCGGGACGGGCACGAGCTGCTGATCGCCGTGGTCTCGGACGGGAACACGACCGACACCGACGGCGTGGACCTGGTGGAGTCGGTGGCCCGGGCGGCGGCCGAGGCGGTCACCGGGAGCTGA
- a CDS encoding helix-turn-helix transcriptional regulator → MVSGVERTVSDDGETAENSDGIAEFYSAVGKLVKLFRERAGLTQRELAERIGYSEDMVGLIERGKRTPRIEFLTVVDPIVNAGGALTVVADDVMKAKVRVSERHPAFSKAFTAEEAKAIEIHDYSTMVIPGLLQTEAYIRALYEMRRPLLSPEKIDEWVEARLNRQQILTRWPLPVVTWVIDESVLRRPLGGWDVHTEQLEHLLKVGQMRGPELQVMPLDRLTHAGMGGSFILLTPAGRSQMGYVAAQHVNRLVTDPVEVRNMAARYSSIRAQALSLRESLALIEQILGER, encoded by the coding sequence ATGGTGAGTGGCGTCGAGCGCACGGTCTCCGACGACGGCGAGACGGCGGAGAACTCGGACGGGATCGCGGAGTTCTACAGCGCCGTGGGCAAGCTGGTCAAGCTGTTCCGCGAGCGGGCTGGGCTGACGCAGCGCGAACTCGCCGAGCGGATCGGGTACAGCGAGGACATGGTCGGCCTCATCGAGCGGGGCAAGCGCACGCCCAGAATCGAGTTCCTGACGGTGGTGGATCCCATCGTCAACGCGGGTGGGGCGCTGACGGTCGTCGCGGACGACGTGATGAAGGCGAAGGTGCGGGTGAGCGAGCGTCACCCAGCGTTCTCGAAGGCTTTCACGGCGGAGGAAGCCAAGGCGATCGAGATCCACGACTACAGCACGATGGTGATCCCGGGACTGCTCCAGACCGAGGCTTACATCCGGGCGCTCTACGAGATGCGTCGGCCGCTGCTCTCCCCCGAAAAGATCGACGAATGGGTGGAAGCGCGACTGAACCGGCAGCAGATTCTGACCCGTTGGCCCCTCCCGGTAGTGACGTGGGTGATCGATGAAAGCGTCCTTCGTCGCCCGCTGGGTGGCTGGGACGTTCACACCGAGCAGCTCGAACATCTCCTCAAGGTCGGTCAAATGCGCGGCCCTGAGCTCCAGGTGATGCCACTCGACCGACTCACGCACGCCGGGATGGGCGGCTCCTTCATCCTGCTCACGCCTGCCGGACGCTCGCAGATGGGATATGTCGCGGCACAGCACGTCAATCGGTTGGTCACGGACCCGGTCGAGGTACGTAATATGGCCGCACGGTACAGCAGCATCCGGGCCCAGGCCCTGAGCCTGAGGGAGTCCCTGGCCCTGATCGAGCAGATTCTGGGAGAGCGGTAG